A genomic region of Xanthomonas fragariae contains the following coding sequences:
- a CDS encoding IS5 family transposase, protein MQLTFGDAEGLGKRKQTRCEIFLAEMEQVVPWRHLLGLIAPHYPVSGRPGRQPYALATMLRIHLLQQWYALSDPAMEEALHEIRTLRRFARLGGLDNVPDETTILNFRRLLETHGLAARMLEAVNADLVRKGQSLRSGTIVDATLIAAPSSTKNTDCARDPEMHQTKKGNQWYFGMKAPIGVDEFSGLVHHVRCTAANLADVTVTHALLHGKEDSVFGDSGYTGADKREELQTCKAGFFIAAKRSTIQAIGNKRERRQEERWEYFKASVRAKVEHPFRVIKRQFGYTKVRYRGLAKNTAHVLTLFALSNLWMVRRQLLPARG, encoded by the coding sequence ATGCAACTGACGTTCGGTGACGCTGAAGGTTTGGGCAAGCGCAAGCAGACTCGCTGCGAGATCTTCCTGGCCGAGATGGAGCAGGTGGTTCCGTGGAGGCACTTGCTCGGACTGATCGCGCCGCACTATCCGGTGTCGGGGCGGCCTGGTCGACAGCCGTACGCACTGGCGACGATGTTGCGGATTCATTTGCTGCAGCAGTGGTATGCGTTGAGCGATCCGGCGATGGAAGAAGCGTTGCACGAGATCCGGACCTTGCGCCGTTTTGCCCGGCTCGGTGGTTTGGACAATGTTCCCGACGAGACCACGATTCTCAACTTTCGCCGCTTGCTGGAAACCCATGGCCTTGCAGCGCGGATGCTGGAGGCCGTCAACGCGGATCTGGTGCGCAAGGGTCAGAGCCTGCGGTCCGGCACGATCGTCGATGCAACCCTGATCGCTGCGCCCAGTTCGACCAAGAATACCGACTGCGCGCGCGACCCTGAAATGCATCAGACCAAGAAAGGCAATCAGTGGTATTTCGGGATGAAGGCACCCATCGGCGTGGATGAGTTTTCCGGGCTGGTGCACCACGTCCGTTGTACGGCTGCCAATTTGGCCGATGTCACGGTGACCCACGCATTGCTGCACGGCAAAGAAGACAGTGTGTTCGGCGACAGCGGCTACACCGGTGCGGACAAACGCGAAGAACTGCAGACCTGCAAGGCTGGTTTTTTCATTGCCGCCAAGCGTTCGACGATTCAAGCCATTGGCAACAAACGCGAGCGCCGCCAGGAAGAACGTTGGGAATACTTCAAAGCAAGTGTGCGTGCGAAGGTGGAGCATCCATTCCGGGTGATCAAACGCCAGTTTGGCTACACCAAGGTCCGCTATCGCGGCCTGGCCAAGAACACCGCGCATGTGCTGACCCTGTTCGCACTATCCAATCTGTGGATGGTGCGCCGGCAGTTGCTGCCGGCCAGGGGATAA
- a CDS encoding YraN family protein, translating to MSAARRQRGAAVEAAARALLEQAGLRLVVGNANYRGGELDLVMRDGQSLVFVEVRYRRDDRFGGGAASVDRRKRSKLVLAAQLLLVSYPALAALPCRFDVVEASGEPPILNWIRDAFRADDC from the coding sequence ATGTCGGCGGCGCGTCGACAGCGCGGTGCGGCAGTCGAAGCGGCCGCACGCGCGCTGCTGGAACAGGCCGGCTTGCGGCTGGTGGTCGGCAATGCCAACTACCGGGGCGGCGAACTCGATCTGGTGATGCGCGACGGGCAATCGCTGGTGTTCGTGGAAGTACGTTATCGCCGCGACGACCGCTTCGGCGGCGGCGCGGCATCGGTGGACCGGCGCAAGCGCAGCAAGCTGGTGCTGGCCGCGCAATTGTTGCTTGTCTCCTACCCCGCACTGGCGGCGCTGCCGTGTCGCTTCGACGTGGTCGAAGCCAGCGGCGAACCGCCGATCTTGAACTGGATACGCGACGCGTTCCGCGCCGACGATTGCTAA
- a CDS encoding penicillin-binding protein activator, translating into MNKHITRISALSLMVMLAAGCATSSITQTASPTQSAALALLDQGKPRQAAQQLESEAAGVSGVQRSRLLATAAFGWHDAGDDARTRSLMAQVNPRHLSGEERARFGLLNGELAVIDKQAAQALQALGDGPQSLSQPLQTRWLAAHAAALEATGDLFGAAADRAHADASLTGTAHSENQRAIVRLLAALDDATLKGRTAALPAGDPLYNFAGRALISRGLALPRAFENDAQWGFDTSKRPPAERDGYRPPVKLGVLLPLTGNLATVAAPVRDGLLAGYYAETRRRPEVQFFDTAATAAGANAAYDKAVSAGVDYVVGPLGRDEVSALFARGQLAVPVLALNRPTDNKAPPSGSAGFSLAPEDDGIMAAEYLLSRERRNVLIVGTSDDNGKRTIKAFGDRFSERGGTVVGSISVADAPGDISAQLRNYGTADAVFLAVRGNTARALAPQLALAGFAGKSRVGTSQLVSGTGKVEDDLALDGIIYPSETWTALGVSGLPAASQVASTLPSARGPGARLFAFGYDAWKISAYLEKLVTGSDGGLRGATGTLHLDGFGNVLRTPAWSTFNGGRPVPIADGR; encoded by the coding sequence ATGAACAAGCACATTACAAGGATTTCCGCCCTCTCGCTGATGGTGATGCTGGCCGCCGGTTGCGCCACCAGCAGCATCACGCAGACCGCGTCGCCGACGCAGAGCGCCGCGCTGGCATTGCTGGACCAAGGCAAGCCGCGCCAAGCCGCACAGCAGTTAGAATCCGAGGCCGCCGGTGTCAGTGGTGTGCAGCGCAGCCGTTTACTGGCCACGGCCGCGTTCGGCTGGCACGACGCCGGCGATGACGCACGTACACGCTCGCTGATGGCGCAGGTCAATCCGCGCCATCTGAGCGGCGAAGAGCGCGCCCGTTTCGGGCTGTTGAACGGCGAGTTGGCGGTGATCGACAAACAGGCGGCGCAGGCTCTGCAGGCCCTGGGCGACGGCCCGCAGAGCCTGAGCCAGCCGCTGCAGACGCGCTGGCTGGCGGCACACGCCGCCGCACTAGAAGCTACCGGCGATCTGTTCGGCGCCGCTGCCGACCGTGCGCACGCCGACGCCAGCCTGACCGGCACTGCGCACAGCGAGAACCAGCGCGCGATCGTACGCCTGCTCGCGGCGCTCGACGACGCCACGCTCAAGGGTCGCACCGCCGCGCTGCCGGCCGGCGATCCGCTGTACAACTTCGCCGGGCGCGCCTTGATCAGCCGCGGACTGGCATTGCCGCGCGCGTTCGAAAACGATGCGCAATGGGGCTTTGACACCAGCAAGCGTCCGCCCGCCGAGCGCGACGGTTATCGCCCGCCCGTCAAGCTGGGGGTGCTGCTGCCGCTCACCGGCAATCTGGCTACTGTCGCCGCGCCGGTCCGCGACGGTCTGCTCGCAGGCTATTACGCCGAAACCCGCCGCCGCCCGGAAGTGCAGTTTTTCGACACCGCCGCAACTGCGGCCGGTGCCAATGCCGCCTATGACAAAGCAGTGAGCGCCGGGGTTGACTACGTAGTCGGCCCGCTCGGACGCGACGAGGTAAGTGCGCTGTTCGCACGCGGGCAGTTGGCGGTACCGGTGCTGGCGCTCAACCGCCCCACCGACAACAAGGCCCCGCCCAGCGGCAGCGCCGGGTTCTCGCTGGCGCCGGAAGACGACGGCATCATGGCCGCCGAATATCTGCTCTCGCGCGAGCGCCGCAACGTGCTGATCGTCGGCACCAGCGACGACAACGGCAAACGCACCATCAAGGCGTTCGGCGACCGTTTCAGCGAGCGCGGCGGCACCGTTGTCGGCAGCATCAGCGTCGCCGATGCGCCGGGCGATATCAGCGCGCAGCTGCGCAATTACGGCACCGCCGATGCGGTATTCCTGGCGGTGCGCGGTAACACGGCACGTGCGCTGGCACCGCAGCTGGCATTGGCCGGATTCGCCGGCAAGTCGCGCGTGGGCACCTCGCAGTTGGTGTCCGGCACCGGCAAGGTTGAAGACGATCTGGCGCTGGACGGCATCATCTACCCGAGCGAAACCTGGACCGCACTCGGCGTGTCAGGGCTGCCGGCGGCCAGCCAGGTCGCCAGCACCCTGCCCAGCGCACGTGGCCCCGGCGCACGCTTGTTCGCGTTCGGCTACGACGCCTGGAAGATCAGCGCGTATCTGGAAAAACTCGTCACCGGCAGCGATGGCGGCCTGCGCGGCGCCACCGGCACGTTGCATCTGGATGGCTTCGGCAACGTACTGCGTACTCCGGCCTGGTCCACCTTCAACGGTGGCCGCCCGGTGCCGATCGCCGACGGCCGTTGA
- a CDS encoding IS5 family transposase, translating into MQLTFGDAEGLGKRKQTRREIFLAEMEQVVPWRHLLGLIAPHYPVSGRPGRQPYALATMLRIHLQQQWYALSDPAMEEALHQIPTLRRFARLGGLDNVPDETTILNFRRLLETHGLAARMLEAVNADLVRKGQSLRSGTIVDATLIAAPSSTKNTDRARDPEMHQTKKGNQWYFGMKAPIGVDEFSGLVHHVRCTAANVADVTVTHALLHGKEDSVFGDSGYTGADKREELQTCKAGFFIAAKRSTIQAIGNKRERRQEERWEYFKASVRAKVEHPFRVIKRQFGYTKVRYRGLAKNTAHVLTLFALSNLWMVRRQLLPARG; encoded by the coding sequence ATGCAACTGACGTTCGGTGACGCTGAAGGTTTGGGCAAGCGCAAGCAGACTCGCCGCGAGATCTTCCTGGCCGAGATGGAGCAGGTGGTTCCGTGGAGGCATTTGCTCGGACTGATCGCGCCGCACTATCCGGTGTCGGGGCGGCCTGGTCGACAGCCGTACGCACTGGCGACGATGTTGCGGATTCATTTGCAGCAGCAGTGGTATGCGTTGAGCGATCCGGCGATGGAAGAAGCGTTGCACCAGATCCCGACCTTGCGCCGTTTTGCCCGGCTCGGCGGTTTGGACAATGTTCCCGACGAGACCACGATTCTCAACTTTCGCCGCTTGCTGGAAACCCATGGCCTTGCAGCGCGGATGCTGGAGGCCGTCAACGCGGATCTGGTGCGCAAGGGTCAGAGCCTGCGGTCCGGCACGATCGTCGATGCAACCCTGATCGCTGCGCCCAGTTCGACCAAGAACACCGACCGCGCGCGCGACCCTGAAATGCATCAGACCAAGAAAGGCAATCAGTGGTATTTCGGGATGAAGGCACCCATCGGCGTGGATGAGTTTTCCGGGCTGGTGCACCACGTCCGTTGTACGGCTGCCAATGTGGCCGATGTCACGGTGACCCACGCATTGCTGCACGGCAAAGAAGACAGTGTGTTCGGCGACAGCGGCTACACCGGTGCGGACAAACGCGAAGAACTGCAGACCTGCAAGGCTGGTTTTTTCATTGCCGCCAAGCGTTCGACGATTCAAGCCATTGGCAACAAACGCGAGCGCCGCCAGGAAGAACGTTGGGAATACTTCAAAGCAAGTGTGCGTGCGAAGGTGGAGCATCCATTCCGCGTGATCAAACGCCAGTTTGGCTACACCAAGGTCCGCTATCGCGGCCTGGCCAAGAACACCGCGCATGTGCTGACCCTGTTCGCACTATCCAATCTGTGGATGGTGCGCCGGCAGTTGCTGCCGGCCAGGGGATAA
- a CDS encoding IS5 family transposase, which yields MRTRRPAAEHMPADELFRSRLENQIDLRHPLARLSQRMPWAALEQALSSRLPATQAGGGRPALPVRLIAGLLYLKHAYDLSDEAVCERWLENPYWQFFTGEVVFQTRLPCDASSLTRWRQRLGEAGMEELLAHTINAAHAMQAVDAHELSRVIVDTTVQEKAIAYPTDSRLLEVARKKLVLLAKRHGIGVRQSYARQGPALSRKAGRYAHARQFKRMQRVLRRQRTVLGRVLRDIERKLDQVEPGVRERIVVWLERAQRLYTQRPKDKQKLYALHAPEVECIGKGKARQAYEFGVKVGIAVTACKGLVVGARSFPGNPYDGDTLAEQLEQTRGLLQDVSVEPTVAIVDLGDRGREVDGVQVLHRGKAKTLTRRQWRWIKRRQAVEPVIGHLKDDCRLRRCRLKGAQGDALHVLGCTAGYNLRWLLRWIAFLRAWMRAMGWSSLSAVPLSPTALGA from the coding sequence ATGCGTACACGCCGTCCTGCTGCCGAGCACATGCCTGCCGACGAGTTGTTTCGTTCGCGGCTGGAGAACCAGATCGATCTGCGTCATCCGCTGGCGCGGCTGAGCCAACGGATGCCGTGGGCGGCATTGGAGCAAGCACTTTCATCGCGCTTGCCGGCCACCCAGGCCGGTGGCGGTCGGCCGGCATTGCCGGTGCGGCTGATTGCCGGTTTGCTCTACCTCAAACACGCCTACGACCTGTCCGATGAAGCGGTGTGCGAGCGTTGGCTGGAGAATCCGTACTGGCAGTTCTTCACCGGTGAGGTCGTGTTCCAGACGCGTTTGCCGTGCGATGCCAGCTCGCTGACGCGCTGGCGGCAGCGCCTGGGTGAGGCCGGGATGGAAGAGCTACTGGCGCACACCATCAACGCCGCGCATGCGATGCAGGCGGTGGACGCACACGAGTTGTCGCGGGTGATCGTGGACACCACGGTGCAGGAAAAGGCGATCGCCTATCCGACCGACAGCCGTTTGCTGGAGGTGGCACGCAAGAAGCTGGTGTTACTGGCCAAGCGGCACGGCATCGGAGTGCGGCAGAGCTACGCGCGGCAAGGCCCGGCCCTGAGCCGCAAGGCAGGTCGGTATGCGCATGCGCGCCAGTTCAAGCGCATGCAGCGCGTGCTGCGACGTCAACGCACGGTATTGGGGCGGGTGTTGCGCGATATCGAGCGCAAGCTGGACCAGGTGGAACCCGGCGTGCGCGAGCGCATCGTTGTCTGGCTGGAACGTGCGCAACGGCTGTACACGCAGCGTCCGAAGGACAAACAAAAACTGTACGCATTGCATGCCCCGGAAGTGGAATGCATCGGCAAGGGCAAGGCGCGTCAAGCGTACGAATTCGGCGTCAAGGTCGGCATTGCAGTCACTGCCTGCAAGGGATTGGTCGTGGGTGCGCGCAGCTTCCCGGGCAACCCGTACGACGGCGATACCTTGGCCGAGCAGCTGGAGCAGACACGCGGGTTGCTGCAGGATGTGAGCGTAGAACCGACGGTGGCGATCGTGGACCTGGGCGATCGCGGGCGCGAAGTCGATGGCGTGCAGGTCCTGCATCGCGGCAAGGCCAAGACGCTGACGCGACGGCAATGGCGCTGGATCAAGCGACGGCAGGCGGTGGAGCCGGTGATCGGACATCTGAAAGACGACTGCAGGTTGCGTCGCTGCAGGCTGAAAGGTGCCCAAGGCGATGCGCTGCACGTGCTCGGCTGCACCGCCGGCTACAACCTGCGCTGGCTGCTGCGCTGGATCGCGTTTTTGCGTGCCTGGATGCGGGCGATGGGATGGTCATCCTTGAGCGCCGTGCCGCTGTCACCGACGGCACTTGGCGCTTGA
- the rsmI gene encoding 16S rRNA (cytidine(1402)-2'-O)-methyltransferase: MTPHGTLHVVATPIGNLADLSPRAQEVLRGVAAICAEDTRHTRQLLGHFGIDRPLLALHDHNEDAMSERIVARLREGESLAIVSDAGTPLVSDPGFKLVRAARASGIRVSPVPGACAAIAALSVAGLPSDRFSFEGFLPAKSAARRERLAHLAGETRTLVFYESSHRIVESLAALRGAFGDDRPAVIARELTKLFETVLDGTLAELQAKVEADDNQRKGEFVVMVRGAADAAEGQLAEGRRVYAKLAEHLSPSTAAKLAAELTGAPRRALYGGNG; encoded by the coding sequence ATGACGCCCCACGGAACCTTGCACGTGGTCGCTACGCCGATCGGCAACTTGGCCGACCTGTCGCCGCGTGCGCAGGAGGTGCTGCGTGGCGTGGCCGCGATCTGCGCCGAAGATACCCGCCACACTCGCCAATTGCTCGGCCATTTCGGCATCGACCGCCCGTTGCTGGCCCTGCACGACCATAACGAAGACGCGATGTCCGAGCGCATCGTGGCGCGCCTGCGCGAAGGCGAATCGCTGGCCATCGTCAGCGACGCCGGCACCCCGCTGGTCAGCGACCCCGGCTTTAAACTTGTACGCGCCGCACGCGCCTCCGGGATCCGGGTCAGCCCGGTGCCGGGCGCCTGCGCCGCCATCGCGGCGCTCAGCGTGGCCGGCCTGCCGAGCGACCGCTTCAGTTTCGAGGGTTTCCTGCCGGCCAAGAGCGCCGCTCGCCGCGAGCGTCTTGCGCACCTGGCCGGCGAGACCCGCACCCTGGTGTTCTACGAATCATCGCACCGCATCGTCGAGTCGCTGGCCGCCTTGCGCGGCGCCTTCGGCGACGACCGCCCCGCGGTGATCGCCCGTGAGCTGACCAAACTGTTCGAAACCGTGCTCGACGGCACCTTGGCCGAGCTGCAGGCCAAGGTCGAAGCCGACGACAACCAGCGCAAGGGCGAGTTCGTGGTGATGGTGCGCGGCGCCGCCGACGCTGCCGAAGGCCAACTGGCCGAAGGTCGCCGCGTCTACGCCAAACTCGCCGAACATCTGTCCCCATCCACCGCCGCCAAGCTGGCTGCCGAACTGACCGGTGCGCCTCGTAGGGCGTTGTATGGCGGCAATGGCTGA
- a CDS encoding IS5 family transposase, whose product MKPRKPYSTDISDEEWAFAAPYLTLMDVQAPQRKYELRAMFNALRWIARAGAPWRLLPNDFPPWEAVYQQTQRWLQAGCFEAMVSDLRSLLRVAQGKKGQPSAVIFDARTLQSTCESGPRAGYDGYKRKKGSKVHMAVDTLGHLLAVQVTPANEQERAQVRSLAQEVQHVTGETVKIAFVDQGYTGQEPAQAATEEGIELQVIKLQEAKKGFVLLPRRWVVERSFGWANRFRRLARDYERLPETLAGLHFVVFTILMLGNAATLFQSS is encoded by the coding sequence ATGAAGCCTCGTAAGCCTTATTCCACCGATATTTCCGACGAAGAATGGGCCTTTGCGGCTCCCTATTTGACGCTGATGGACGTGCAGGCACCGCAGCGCAAGTATGAGCTACGCGCGATGTTCAACGCACTGCGGTGGATCGCGCGCGCCGGCGCACCATGGCGATTGCTTCCCAACGATTTTCCGCCCTGGGAAGCGGTGTATCAGCAAACACAGCGCTGGCTGCAAGCGGGCTGCTTTGAGGCCATGGTCAGTGATCTGCGCTCACTCTTGCGTGTGGCGCAAGGGAAAAAAGGCCAGCCGAGCGCGGTCATTTTCGATGCTCGCACGCTGCAGTCCACCTGCGAAAGCGGGCCGCGTGCTGGATACGATGGCTATAAACGCAAGAAAGGCAGCAAGGTACACATGGCCGTCGATACGCTTGGACATCTGCTCGCTGTCCAGGTGACGCCGGCTAATGAGCAGGAGCGCGCGCAAGTCCGATCGTTGGCACAAGAGGTACAACACGTGACCGGTGAAACGGTCAAGATCGCCTTTGTTGATCAGGGCTACACCGGTCAAGAACCGGCGCAGGCGGCCACGGAAGAAGGCATTGAGTTGCAAGTGATCAAGCTGCAAGAAGCGAAAAAAGGCTTTGTCTTGCTGCCGCGCCGTTGGGTTGTCGAGCGCAGCTTCGGATGGGCCAATCGTTTCAGACGGCTGGCACGCGACTACGAGCGATTGCCGGAAACCTTGGCCGGTTTGCACTTCGTCGTCTTCACGATCCTGATGCTTGGAAATGCAGCCACCCTCTTTCAAAGTTCATAA
- a CDS encoding CcdB family protein, protein MTDQFDVYAKVGQNKNIPYVVVVQSKIFDPSPRRVVVPLVRKSNHSPTPSRFTPELTVAGSSLILQPLEMTSVPLAVLSKPAGTLKDQGQRIIDALDELFTRSFG, encoded by the coding sequence ATGACCGACCAGTTCGATGTCTACGCGAAAGTCGGCCAGAACAAGAACATTCCTTATGTGGTCGTGGTCCAGTCGAAGATCTTCGACCCCTCCCCTCGCCGCGTCGTCGTGCCCCTGGTCCGAAAGTCCAACCACTCTCCAACTCCGTCCCGCTTCACTCCCGAACTTACCGTGGCCGGCAGCAGCCTCATCCTGCAACCCCTGGAAATGACCTCAGTGCCACTGGCAGTACTCAGCAAACCCGCCGGCACCCTGAAAGACCAGGGCCAACGCATCATCGACGCCCTGGACGAGCTATTCACCCGCTCGTTCGGATAA
- a CDS encoding IS5 family transposase yields the protein MKPRKPYSTDISDEEWAFAAPYLTLMDVQAPQRKYELRAMFNALRWIARAGAPWRLLPNDFPPWEAVYQQTQRWLQAGCFEAMVSDLRSLLRVAQGKKGQPSAVIFDARTLQSTCESGPRAGYDGYKRKKGSKVHMAVDTLGHLLAVQVTPANEQERAQVRSLAQEVQHVTGETVKIAFVDQGYTGQEPAQAATEEGIELHVIKLQEAKKGFVLLPRRWVVERSFGWANRFRRLARDYERLPETLAGLHFVVFTILMLGNAATLFQSS from the coding sequence ATGAAGCCTCGTAAGCCTTATTCCACCGATATTTCCGACGAAGAATGGGCCTTTGCGGCTCCCTATTTGACGCTGATGGACGTGCAGGCACCGCAGCGCAAGTATGAGCTACGCGCGATGTTCAACGCACTGCGGTGGATCGCGCGCGCCGGCGCACCATGGCGATTGCTTCCCAACGATTTTCCGCCCTGGGAAGCGGTGTATCAGCAAACACAGCGCTGGCTGCAAGCGGGCTGCTTTGAGGCCATGGTCAGTGATCTGCGCTCACTCTTGCGTGTGGCGCAAGGGAAAAAAGGCCAGCCGAGCGCGGTCATTTTCGATGCTCGCACGCTGCAGTCCACCTGCGAAAGCGGGCCGCGTGCTGGATACGATGGCTATAAACGCAAGAAAGGCAGCAAGGTACACATGGCCGTCGATACGCTTGGACATCTGCTCGCTGTCCAGGTGACGCCGGCTAATGAGCAGGAGCGCGCGCAAGTCCGATCGTTGGCACAAGAGGTACAACACGTGACCGGTGAAACGGTCAAGATCGCCTTTGTTGATCAGGGCTACACCGGTCAAGAACCGGCGCAGGCGGCCACGGAAGAAGGCATTGAGTTGCACGTGATCAAGCTGCAAGAAGCGAAAAAAGGCTTTGTCTTGCTGCCGCGCCGTTGGGTTGTCGAGCGCAGCTTCGGATGGGCCAATCGTTTCAGACGGCTGGCACGCGACTACGAGCGATTGCCGGAAACCTTGGCCGGTTTGCACTTCGTCGTCTTCACGATCCTGATGCTTGGAAATGCAGCCACCCTCTTTCAAAGTTCATAA
- a CDS encoding type II toxin-antitoxin system CcdA family antitoxin, translating to MTRYYDSSAQKKPLNPTINSDLAAQARAMTGNLSAKVEELLAEYVTKERDSHSARAMELQRAASEWKAFTEAHGSFADEFSTL from the coding sequence ATGACCCGCTATTACGATAGCTCTGCGCAAAAGAAGCCGCTCAATCCGACCATCAACTCGGACTTGGCCGCGCAGGCCCGAGCGATGACCGGCAACCTGTCGGCAAAGGTCGAGGAGCTGCTGGCCGAATACGTCACCAAGGAGCGCGACAGCCACAGCGCCAGAGCGATGGAGCTGCAGCGCGCCGCGAGCGAATGGAAGGCCTTCACCGAAGCGCACGGCTCCTTCGCTGACGAGTTTTCCACGCTATGA
- a CDS encoding NRDE family protein has product MCLVALAWKAHPRWRLLLAGNRDELHGRPAAPLARWAAPADSVLAGRDLRSGGSWVGLGSDGRAAVVTNVRDPLATASGRSRGHLIADYLAGSLDARAYAHDLATAADEFPPFNLLLCDDQRCEHLSNHPPLARMLAPGIHGMSNGPLDAHWPKTAALTMVLRDWCAADSGDLQPLWTALGNPATAPDAQLPHTGIDLSSERLLAAAFIKGTNYGTRASTLIAVDHQGHGLIHERRFGPNGVFQGETRLEISGAH; this is encoded by the coding sequence ATGTGCCTAGTCGCTCTCGCCTGGAAAGCCCACCCGCGCTGGCGTTTGCTGCTGGCGGGCAACCGCGACGAACTTCACGGGCGCCCGGCCGCGCCGCTTGCGCGCTGGGCAGCACCGGCCGACAGCGTGCTGGCCGGCCGCGACCTACGCTCGGGCGGAAGCTGGGTGGGCCTGGGCAGCGACGGCCGCGCCGCAGTGGTGACCAACGTGCGCGACCCGCTCGCCACCGCCTCCGGCCGCTCGCGCGGACATCTGATCGCCGACTACCTGGCCGGCAGTCTGGATGCGAGGGCTTACGCACATGATCTGGCGACCGCCGCAGATGAGTTCCCACCATTCAATCTACTGCTATGCGACGACCAACGTTGCGAACACCTCAGTAACCACCCGCCATTGGCACGCATGTTGGCTCCGGGCATCCACGGCATGTCCAACGGTCCGCTGGATGCGCACTGGCCCAAGACCGCTGCACTGACCATGGTTCTGCGCGACTGGTGCGCTGCGGACAGCGGCGACCTGCAACCGCTGTGGACTGCCCTGGGCAACCCGGCCACCGCACCCGACGCACAGCTACCGCACACCGGCATAGACCTGTCCTCCGAACGCCTGCTTGCCGCCGCTTTCATCAAAGGCACCAACTACGGCACCCGCGCCAGCACCCTCATCGCGGTGGACCATCAAGGTCACGGTCTAATCCACGAGCGCCGCTTCGGCCCAAATGGGGTGTTCCAGGGCGAAACCCGGCTGGAGATCTCAGGCGCACATTGA